A portion of the Thunnus albacares chromosome 5, fThuAlb1.1, whole genome shotgun sequence genome contains these proteins:
- the gpr173 gene encoding probable G-protein coupled receptor 173, which produces MGGGAIGMANGNESSEGPAGPMAAVVATTGGMVAESPSSALSTYIKLVLLGLIICISLVGNLVVSLLVLRDQALHKAPYYFLLDLCLADTIRSAICFPFVLVSIKNGSAWTYSVLSCKVVAFMAVLFCFHAAFMLFCISVTRYMAIAHHRFYSKRMTFWTCVAVVCMVWTLSVAMAFPPVFDVGTYKFIREEDQCIFEHRYFKANDTLGFMLMLAVLILATHVVYMKLILFEYKHRKMKPVQMVPAISQNWTFHGPGATGQAAANWIAGFGRGPMPPTLLGIRQNLHNQNRRLLGMEEFKVEKQLGRMFYVITLLFLVLWSPYIVACYWRVFVKACTIPHRYLSTTVWMSFAQAGVNPIVCFFLNKDLKKGLLSHLPACCRTKPHLPREPYCVM; this is translated from the coding sequence ATGGGTGGGGGGGCAATCGGGATGGCGAATGGAAACGAGAGCAGCGAGGGGCCTGCAGGACCCATGGCAGCAGTGGTGGCTACCACAGGAGGTATGGTAGCAGAGAgtccctcctctgctctctctacCTACATCAAACTGGTGCTACTGGGGCTGATCATCTGCATCAGTCTGGTAGGCAACCTGGTGGTGTCTCTGCTGGTACTGCGGGACCAGGCCCTGCACAAGGCACCTTATTACTTCCTGTTGGACCTGTGTCTGGCAGACACCATTCGCTCAGCCATCTGCTTCCCCTTTGTGCTGGTGTCTATAAAGAACGGCTCAGCCTGGACCTACAGCGTGCTGAGCTGCAAGGTGGTGGCCTTCATGGCGGTGCTCTTCTGCTTCCATGCCGCCTTCATGCTGTTCTGCATCAGTGTTACACGCTACATGGCAATTGCACACCACCGCTTTTACTCAAAGCGCATGACATTCTGGACATGCGTGGCTGTGGTGTGCATGGTGTGGACGCTGTCTGTGGCGATGGCTTTCCCGCCTGTTTTTGATGTGGGCACTTACAAATTCATTCGCGAGGAGGACCAGTGCATCTTTGAGCATCGCTACTTCAAGGCTAACGACACGCTAGGCTTCATGCTAATGCTGGCTGTGCTCATTCTAGCCACACATGTTGTCTACATGAAGTTAATCCTCTTTGAGTACAAGCACCGCAAGATGAAGCCAGTCCAGATGGTGCCGGCCATCAGTCAGAACTGGACCTTCCACGGGCCGGGGGCTACTGGCCAAGCAGCAGCCAACTGGATTGCGGGCTTCGGCAGGGGTCCGATGCCACCCACCCTGCTGGGAATCCGGCAGAACTTGCACAACCAGAACCGGCGCCTGTTGGGCATGGAGGAGTTCAAAGTGGAGAAGCAGCTTGGCAGGATGTTCTACGTGATCACCCTGCTGTTCCTGGTGCTCTGGTCTCCCTACATAGTGGCTTGCTATTGGAGGGTGTTTGTCAAGGCTTGCACAATACCACACCGGTACCTCTCCACCACCGTGTGGATGAGTTTCGCCCAAGCCGGTGTCAACCCTATTGTCTGTTTCTTCCTTAACAAAGACTTGAAGAAAGGGCTTCTTTCCCACCTACCAGCCTGCTGCAGGACTAAACCTCATCTGCCACGAGAGCCTTATTGTGTCAT